The DNA window GATTTCGGAGCGTGCGCGCTTAAGCCGGGACCCGTTTAGCGGCGGGCGCCGCTCAATTCAGACCCGCACCGGCTAGATGCGCAGTAGCTTGCGCATTCTTCATGGAATCGAAAAGCTTGGTGACTTGCACGACCATCTGTCGTCCCTGGCGAATGACGAACTTTTCGCGTTCCAATCGCGCCAGATGCTCGGTCACTCTTGGCCGCGAGGCGCCGACCAGGTTGGCGATGTCCTTATGGCTGAAAGATACGCGCAGCAGCGTGCCGCGCGATTCCTCGATTCCAAAGTCTGAGCATAGTTCCAGCAGCGCAACGGCTATTCGTTCGTGCAGACCAAGGTTCAGGAAACTCGAGCTGCGCAGCAGGAGGCGATACCACTGCTTCAAATCGTTGCGATGAAATTGCTTGAAGGCGGACTCGCGAGCA is part of the Candidatus Binatus sp. genome and encodes:
- a CDS encoding helix-turn-helix domain-containing protein, with product ARESAFKQFHRNDLKQWYRLLLRSSSFLNLGLHERIAVALLELCSDFGIEESRGTLLRVSFSHKDIANLVGASRPRVTEHLARLEREKFVIRQGRQMVVQVTKLFDSMKNAQATAHLAGAGLN